In Clostridium sp., one DNA window encodes the following:
- a CDS encoding lysophospholipid acyltransferase family protein, giving the protein MLRSILLYFLLVLYMLYSLFKKMKLERLKKTGREEEIQLYIYKCVKDWADFIIKAMGIKVNINGIEKIPGQSCLFVSNHQGFLDIPIIIASVNRSVGFIAKKEIKKVGIISYWMEQIKCVFMDRNNIRESIKSINEGINILKNGHSMIIFPEGTRSRGSKMGEFKKGSFKLALKSMVPIVPIAINGSYKLREGNPHENLRPGTVDFTICDPIYTENLSKEQRDNLAGTIKEKISEALNN; this is encoded by the coding sequence ATGTTAAGAAGCATTTTACTTTATTTTCTTCTTGTATTGTATATGCTATATTCCCTATTCAAAAAAATGAAACTGGAAAGACTTAAAAAAACTGGGAGAGAGGAAGAAATTCAATTATATATATATAAATGTGTAAAAGACTGGGCTGACTTTATTATAAAAGCCATGGGCATAAAAGTTAATATAAATGGAATTGAAAAAATTCCCGGTCAGTCCTGTCTATTTGTGTCGAATCATCAGGGATTCCTTGATATTCCAATAATAATTGCATCTGTAAACAGGTCAGTTGGGTTTATTGCAAAAAAAGAAATAAAAAAGGTTGGAATAATAAGTTACTGGATGGAACAAATCAAATGCGTATTTATGGATAGAAACAATATACGGGAATCAATAAAATCCATAAATGAAGGCATCAATATTTTAAAAAACGGCCACAGTATGATCATATTTCCAGAAGGCACAAGAAGCCGTGGTTCAAAGATGGGAGAATTCAAGAAAGGCAGCTTTAAACTTGCATTGAAATCAATGGTTCCAATTGTCCCAATAGCCATAAACGGCAGTTATAAATTAAGAGAAGGCAATCCACATGAAAATTTAAGACCGGGAACTGTAGACTTTACTATATGTGATCCAATTTATACAGAAAACTTGTCAAAAGAACAGAGGGATAATCTTGCTGGAACCATAAAAGAAAAAATATCAGAGGCCCTGAACAATTAA
- a CDS encoding ComEC/Rec2 family competence protein, with amino-acid sequence MKHMKKYYILFSFILTFLLCLSGCTITDSENTSYNGLRVSYIDVGQGDSELIQVNGKNLLIDAGPNSSRSKFMSYLDRQDIKKLDYVIATHPDEDHIGGMSDVIKKYDVDTFIAPKKISNTKTFENMVQALRNKDIKITLPKPGSKLEMGDNVSAEIMAPNSSSYPDTNNYSVVLKITYGNTKFLFTGDAEKESEQEMLDRNYDISADVLKVGHHGSSSSTSQEFLNRVNPTIAIISCGKNNKYGHPTKKIVNRLKKKNIQIYRTDVDGNIILKSDGHKIVKE; translated from the coding sequence TTGAAACATATGAAAAAATATTATATCTTATTCTCGTTTATATTGACATTCTTACTATGTTTGTCAGGATGTACGATTACAGATTCTGAAAACACATCCTATAACGGACTTAGAGTAAGCTACATAGATGTAGGTCAGGGCGACAGTGAACTGATACAGGTAAACGGTAAAAATCTTCTGATAGATGCAGGCCCAAACAGCAGCAGAAGTAAATTCATGTCATATTTGGACAGACAGGATATAAAAAAGCTTGACTATGTAATAGCAACCCATCCTGATGAAGACCATATAGGAGGGATGAGTGATGTAATAAAAAAATATGACGTTGATACATTTATAGCACCTAAAAAAATCTCAAACACAAAGACATTTGAAAATATGGTACAGGCATTGAGAAACAAGGACATTAAAATAACTTTGCCAAAACCCGGTTCAAAATTGGAAATGGGGGATAATGTTTCAGCCGAAATAATGGCCCCAAACAGCAGCAGTTATCCCGATACCAACAACTATTCAGTAGTGTTGAAAATAACCTATGGAAATACAAAATTTCTCTTTACAGGAGATGCTGAGAAAGAAAGCGAACAGGAAATGCTGGATAGAAACTATGATATTTCAGCTGACGTATTGAAGGTAGGACATCACGGCAGTTCAAGCTCTACTTCACAGGAATTTCTCAACAGGGTAAATCCAACAATAGCAATAATAAGCTGCGGTAAAAACAACAAATACGGCCACCCTACAAAGAAAATAGTAAACAGACTCAAGAAAAAAAACATACAAATATATAGGACAGATGTTGATGGAAATATCATTCTTAAAAGTGATGGCCATAAGATAGTGAAAGAATAA
- a CDS encoding AtuA-related protein gives MKLRDIAHSRTGDKGNISNISLIVYKNENYKLIEEKVTAEKVKEWFRDIVNGEIKRYELPKIGALNFVMYDALGGGVTRSLSLDKHGKSLSSVLLDMNI, from the coding sequence ATGAAATTGAGGGATATTGCACACTCAAGAACGGGAGACAAAGGGAATATATCAAATATATCACTTATAGTGTATAAAAATGAGAACTATAAGCTAATTGAAGAGAAGGTAACTGCGGAAAAAGTCAAGGAGTGGTTTAGGGATATAGTAAATGGGGAAATAAAAAGATATGAACTTCCTAAAATAGGTGCTTTGAATTTTGTAATGTATGATGCATTGGGCGGAGGAGTCACAAGATCCCTGTCATTGGATAAGCATGGGAAAAGCTTGAGTTCGGTTTTGCTGGATATGAATATATAA
- a CDS encoding acyclic terpene utilization AtuA family protein — MKKVRIGSGAGFAGDRIEPAVEIMEKGNLDYIIFECLAERTIAIDQQQKLIDKDKGYNEFLEYRMRKILPLCYEKKVKVITNMGAANPVSAVKIVKKTALEIGIKGLKIASVLGDDILEHIDEYMSCRILETGKKLNSIRSNIISANAYIGVQGIIEALENGADIVVTGRVADPSLTLAPLMFEFGWDENDYELLGKGTLAGHLLECAGQVTGGYFADPGYKEVPDLWNLGFPIAEITENGDITVTKLEDTGGIVNQHTCKEQAIYEIHDPANYFTPDVTADFSKITIEETGVNRVLIKGASGKEKNGLFKVSIGYKDCYVGEGEISYGGSGAYERADLAGKIIRKRLEYINLPIDELKVDIIGVDSLYGNYLSRKINARCDFKEVRLRVAARTLKKENAKTIGNEVEALYTNGPSGGGGVRKYADEIISIASILVPRKDIKINVIYEKV, encoded by the coding sequence ATGAAAAAGGTGAGGATAGGCTCAGGTGCAGGTTTTGCAGGGGATAGAATAGAACCTGCCGTAGAAATTATGGAAAAGGGAAATTTAGATTATATCATATTCGAATGCCTGGCGGAAAGGACAATAGCAATTGACCAGCAGCAGAAATTAATTGATAAGGATAAAGGTTACAATGAATTTCTTGAGTATCGTATGAGAAAAATACTGCCACTATGTTATGAAAAGAAAGTAAAAGTAATAACCAATATGGGTGCTGCAAATCCTGTATCTGCAGTCAAGATAGTGAAAAAAACTGCATTGGAGATAGGAATAAAAGGTTTGAAAATAGCGTCAGTATTGGGAGACGATATTTTAGAACATATAGATGAATATATGAGCTGTAGAATACTTGAAACTGGTAAAAAGCTGAATTCCATAAGGTCAAATATAATCTCGGCAAATGCATATATAGGTGTACAAGGTATAATAGAAGCTCTGGAAAATGGAGCTGATATTGTAGTAACTGGAAGAGTAGCAGATCCATCTTTGACTTTGGCACCCTTGATGTTTGAATTTGGATGGGATGAAAATGATTATGAATTGTTAGGGAAAGGTACTTTAGCCGGACATCTATTGGAATGTGCAGGTCAGGTGACAGGAGGATATTTTGCAGATCCAGGATATAAGGAGGTACCCGATCTGTGGAATTTAGGATTCCCAATAGCAGAGATAACTGAAAATGGAGATATAACTGTAACAAAGCTTGAAGATACGGGAGGAATAGTTAACCAGCATACTTGTAAAGAGCAGGCAATATATGAAATCCATGATCCGGCAAATTATTTTACACCTGATGTTACAGCCGATTTTTCAAAAATAACCATTGAAGAAACTGGAGTAAACAGAGTACTGATAAAAGGAGCTTCAGGAAAAGAAAAAAATGGTTTGTTTAAGGTAAGTATAGGTTATAAAGATTGTTATGTAGGTGAAGGAGAAATAAGTTATGGAGGTTCAGGTGCATATGAAAGGGCAGATTTGGCAGGAAAAATAATTAGAAAAAGATTGGAATATATAAATTTGCCCATAGATGAATTGAAGGTGGATATTATAGGGGTTGATTCTCTTTATGGAAATTACTTAAGCCGAAAAATAAATGCCAGATGTGACTTTAAAGAGGTAAGACTTAGAGTTGCTGCAAGGACTTTAAAAAAAGAGAATGCAAAAACAATAGGAAATGAAGTTGAAGCACTCTATACCAATGGTCCGTCAGGAGGGGGAGGAGTGAGAAAATATGCTGATGAGATAATATCAATTGCATCAATACTTGTACCACGTAAAGATATAAAAATAAATGTTATTTATGAGAAGGTGTAG
- a CDS encoding tripartite tricarboxylate transporter permease, whose translation MDVLLLHNILWGVGSAILGSVIFSFIGLISGTDETATVAPLTLLIILLGFPPVAIFSFFIGGAVSKHMTHAIPTALMGVPGDTMAVPLLEYANVLRRLGVPHIALRKMISGAILGAIIALPISIGFATLLAPFSHIVEVWAPIIFTVAAIIIAYTSKGKWASVFVLIPFAVFLQGVIKLASAGHQSISIGIFLGIAIGPMFADIITLLSPVTHGSILKSSPKEFWLAPELKTWKGYFPNPLKMLTRGQTKYTLIGAGISALTFTFSPVGMTVMIGEIVASKVKSLYQRLTTCLSVMNAVTEATYIAETLIPLVAFGIPLSPVGLGPAGPLFNAPPVFSSQPVHNLHNMMTSGEFALYGLMGIIVAYIIAYPLSMNYARKASVWVLKYVSQEAIICMFVGLITVLSFYEAGFVGIGISLTIGIFGGILNRFFGVHTGVQYMTFYASSWIVLKLFGI comes from the coding sequence ATGGATGTATTACTTTTGCATAATATATTATGGGGTGTTGGGAGTGCTATTCTCGGCAGTGTTATTTTTTCATTTATAGGGCTTATATCTGGAACTGATGAAACTGCTACAGTAGCGCCGTTAACTTTGTTGATTATTTTACTTGGGTTTCCACCTGTAGCCATATTCTCATTTTTTATTGGGGGAGCTGTTTCCAAACATATGACGCATGCAATTCCGACAGCTCTAATGGGTGTTCCGGGAGATACCATGGCTGTTCCACTTTTGGAATATGCAAATGTTCTAAGACGGTTGGGTGTTCCCCATATTGCCCTGCGAAAAATGATCTCTGGAGCAATTCTTGGAGCAATTATTGCCCTGCCTATTTCAATTGGATTTGCAACACTGCTTGCTCCATTTTCACATATAGTGGAAGTATGGGCGCCTATTATTTTTACAGTTGCAGCAATTATAATTGCTTATACATCTAAAGGCAAGTGGGCCAGCGTATTTGTGTTGATACCATTTGCCGTGTTTCTTCAAGGCGTAATCAAATTGGCCAGTGCTGGACATCAAAGCATCTCCATAGGAATATTTCTTGGTATTGCTATTGGGCCGATGTTTGCAGACATAATTACTCTTTTATCTCCAGTGACTCATGGTTCTATTCTTAAAAGTTCACCAAAAGAATTTTGGCTGGCTCCAGAATTAAAAACATGGAAAGGTTATTTTCCCAATCCACTAAAAATGCTTACACGTGGACAAACTAAGTATACTCTGATAGGTGCTGGCATATCTGCACTTACTTTTACATTCAGTCCTGTAGGTATGACAGTAATGATTGGAGAAATAGTGGCATCCAAAGTTAAAAGTTTATATCAACGACTTACAACTTGTCTGAGTGTGATGAATGCAGTAACTGAAGCAACTTATATAGCTGAGACGTTAATACCCTTGGTAGCCTTTGGAATACCACTTAGTCCTGTAGGACTTGGACCGGCAGGGCCTTTGTTCAATGCACCGCCTGTATTTTCCAGCCAGCCTGTTCACAATCTGCACAATATGATGACATCAGGGGAATTCGCACTTTATGGACTAATGGGAATTATAGTAGCTTACATCATAGCCTATCCGCTATCTATGAATTATGCCAGAAAAGCCAGTGTATGGGTTTTGAAATATGTCAGCCAGGAAGCTATAATTTGTATGTTCGTTGGATTGATAACGGTTTTATCTTTCTATGAAGCTGGTTTTGTTGGAATTGGAATTTCATTGACAATTGGTATCTTTGGTGGCATATTAAATAGATTTTTTGGCGTGCATACTGGAGTACAGTATATGACTTTCTATGCATCCAGCTGGATAGTACTTAAACTCTTTGGAATTTAA
- a CDS encoding hydroxymethylglutaryl-CoA reductase, degradative, translating to MKTSSYSGFYKLSPENRLKEVGELTGLSEEEQKVIKEPGALDIDKSDHMIENVVGTFQLPMGVALNFIVNGKDYIIPMVTEEPSVVAAASNAAKMARETGGFFASNTGSIMIAQIQIIDVKDPNYAKIKIYENKDEIIKICNDKDPVLVKFGGGVQDIEVRVIESSEGEMVVVHLEVNTLDAMGANAVNTMAEAVAPFIEKVTGGKIYLRILSNLAIHRLARSRVTIDKATLGGEEVVDKIVTAYAFADADPYRAATHNKGIMNGISAVVMATGNDTRAIESGAHAYASRSGQYRSLTTWEKNEDGDLSGTIEIPMAVGLVGGATKIHPAAQVAVKMLGVKSAVELGEIIASVGLAQNLAAIKALATEGIQRGHMSLHARNIASVAGAKGELLEKIVKKMVEEKKVRLEYAQELVKKYSGSK from the coding sequence ATGAAAACAAGTAGTTATTCAGGGTTCTACAAGCTTTCACCGGAAAACAGGTTGAAGGAGGTTGGTGAACTTACAGGTTTGTCAGAGGAGGAGCAAAAAGTAATAAAAGAACCGGGTGCTCTTGATATAGACAAGTCAGATCACATGATTGAAAATGTAGTAGGTACTTTTCAACTTCCAATGGGAGTTGCTCTCAATTTTATTGTAAATGGCAAAGATTATATTATACCCATGGTAACTGAAGAGCCGTCTGTAGTTGCTGCCGCAAGTAATGCAGCTAAAATGGCAAGAGAAACAGGAGGATTTTTTGCAAGCAATACAGGCTCCATCATGATTGCACAAATTCAGATTATTGATGTTAAAGACCCTAATTATGCGAAAATTAAGATCTACGAAAACAAAGATGAAATTATTAAAATCTGCAATGACAAAGATCCAGTTCTAGTTAAATTTGGTGGTGGCGTTCAGGATATTGAAGTGAGGGTAATTGAATCCAGTGAGGGAGAAATGGTTGTAGTTCATCTTGAGGTTAATACGTTGGATGCAATGGGTGCCAATGCTGTCAATACCATGGCTGAGGCTGTGGCTCCTTTTATTGAGAAAGTTACAGGAGGAAAAATATATTTAAGGATTTTATCCAATTTAGCAATACACAGACTTGCACGTTCAAGAGTAACTATTGACAAGGCGACGTTGGGAGGAGAGGAAGTTGTTGATAAAATAGTTACAGCATATGCTTTTGCTGATGCCGATCCATACAGGGCGGCAACTCACAATAAAGGAATTATGAATGGAATAAGTGCAGTAGTTATGGCTACAGGAAATGATACGAGAGCTATAGAATCCGGAGCTCATGCCTATGCTTCCCGTTCAGGACAATATAGATCATTAACGACATGGGAAAAGAATGAAGATGGCGATCTGTCAGGTACAATTGAGATTCCTATGGCGGTTGGTCTTGTAGGAGGGGCTACGAAAATTCATCCAGCAGCACAGGTGGCAGTAAAGATGCTTGGAGTTAAAAGTGCCGTGGAACTTGGAGAAATTATTGCTTCTGTAGGATTGGCACAAAATCTTGCAGCAATCAAGGCACTAGCTACAGAGGGTATTCAGAGAGGACACATGTCACTTCACGCGAGAAATATTGCTTCTGTTGCAGGTGCAAAAGGTGAATTACTAGAAAAGATCGTAAAAAAGATGGTAGAGGAGAAAAAGGTAAGATTGGAGTATGCTCAGGAACTGGTAAAAAAATATTCCGGCTCAAAGTAA
- a CDS encoding AtuA-related protein, translating into MIVKLKDIAHGRSGDKSDTENVCIFARDPKYYDAMKRQLTPEAVKEHYKGIVKGDVIRYDIPQLYGFNFVLHHALDGGATRSLRLDTLGKCMEAALLRFEIDLDK; encoded by the coding sequence ATGATAGTTAAATTGAAGGATATAGCCCACGGAAGATCAGGAGATAAAAGTGATACGGAAAATGTGTGTATATTTGCGAGAGATCCGAAATACTATGATGCCATGAAAAGGCAGCTTACACCTGAAGCTGTAAAAGAGCACTACAAGGGTATTGTAAAAGGCGATGTAATAAGATACGATATTCCGCAGCTTTATGGGTTTAATTTTGTACTCCATCATGCACTGGATGGAGGGGCAACGCGTTCACTTAGATTGGATACACTTGGAAAGTGCATGGAAGCGGCACTTTTGAGATTTGAAATTGATTTGGATAAATAA
- a CDS encoding acyclic terpene utilization AtuA family protein: MKTIRIGGAQGFWGDLNDAPIEMAQKDNVDYISCDYLAELTLSIMQRQKERHPEAGYARDFIKALKKMLPMVKEKGIKVLTNAGGMNVKSAVEAAKQAVKESGHNLKIGHVLGDDVMDIIPDLRKQGISMNNMDTGESIDTILPHMVNANVYYGSEPIVECLEGGADIIIVGRSTDTALFLAPLEYELGWKDGDWDSLATGILTGHLSECGAQATGGNYDYDWRNVPHPEDLGYPIAEISEPGRIVMTKTKDTGGLVTVESIEEQLFYEIHDPKKYLTPDVVADFSGINLKQIGKDRVLVEGVKGHKRPDTLKLCVGYTEGYRNVAYLPFSWPDALDKAKRAAQILDDRLTNKGLDAIEKRIEFVGLNSLHGPLAEEIKQELNEVVLRIAIKTKAKEEADKLTPEIAPFILNGPPASCFFGGRTRAAEVFALWPTLIPRDAVKLEAYVEEVK; this comes from the coding sequence ATGAAGACAATAAGAATTGGAGGAGCCCAGGGATTCTGGGGGGATTTGAATGATGCTCCTATTGAAATGGCTCAGAAAGATAATGTGGATTATATATCCTGTGATTATTTGGCGGAGCTTACCTTATCTATAATGCAGAGACAGAAGGAACGTCATCCTGAAGCAGGATATGCCAGAGATTTTATAAAGGCACTAAAAAAAATGCTTCCAATGGTTAAAGAAAAGGGAATAAAGGTTTTGACAAATGCAGGCGGAATGAATGTAAAATCTGCAGTTGAGGCAGCAAAACAGGCAGTCAAGGAATCGGGCCATAATTTAAAAATAGGACATGTACTTGGTGATGATGTTATGGATATAATACCCGATCTGAGGAAACAGGGCATATCAATGAACAATATGGATACGGGAGAATCCATAGATACAATTCTGCCTCATATGGTAAATGCAAACGTATACTATGGTTCGGAACCAATAGTGGAGTGCCTGGAAGGTGGAGCAGATATAATAATCGTGGGGCGTTCTACAGATACGGCTCTATTTCTGGCACCGCTTGAATATGAGCTTGGTTGGAAAGATGGAGATTGGGATTCTCTTGCTACTGGTATTTTGACGGGTCATCTTTCGGAGTGTGGAGCTCAGGCAACTGGAGGAAATTATGACTATGACTGGAGAAATGTTCCCCATCCGGAGGATCTGGGATACCCTATAGCCGAGATAAGTGAGCCTGGAAGGATAGTAATGACCAAGACAAAGGATACAGGAGGACTTGTAACTGTCGAATCCATAGAAGAACAGTTATTCTATGAGATACATGATCCAAAAAAATATTTGACACCGGATGTTGTTGCAGATTTTAGCGGAATAAATTTAAAACAGATAGGAAAGGACAGGGTTTTAGTTGAAGGTGTTAAAGGTCATAAAAGACCTGATACATTGAAACTTTGCGTTGGATATACTGAAGGATACAGAAATGTAGCTTATCTGCCTTTCAGCTGGCCTGATGCACTTGACAAGGCAAAGAGGGCTGCACAGATACTTGACGACAGGCTTACAAACAAAGGACTTGATGCCATAGAAAAGAGAATTGAGTTTGTTGGACTTAATTCCCTTCATGGACCACTTGCAGAAGAAATAAAGCAGGAACTCAATGAAGTTGTACTTAGAATAGCCATAAAAACAAAGGCAAAAGAAGAAGCTGATAAATTGACTCCTGAAATTGCTCCGTTTATTCTAAATGGACCGCCGGCATCCTGTTTCTTTGGAGGTAGAACCAGGGCTGCAGAAGTGTTCGCATTGTGGCCTACTCTTATTCCCAGGGATGCAGTTAAGCTTGAAGCATATGTAGAGGAGGTAAAATAG
- a CDS encoding sigma 54-interacting transcriptional regulator, whose product MNRKVSILKPFVYNRNTLIHDIGNFLSSKHDRYFPVIDGKGKFLGITDIYNLNNVLKEDKNFSAAKVDVLNYKDTLFKYKISIADDYLNKYRFIYVVDAVGKLVGFISCELVRLVKNENALYMFLAAIDQIHDGIVIVDKNSKIIYVNEAYSRILKVCKYRVLNKFVKEIEPGAVILKSLEEGKPKINTLVKVKSIGKEIIVNINPIFMDGKLFGAISVFKDITEVSILNRELKNVRKLTGIIYNDSIKAHNSFPESFSNVIGSDRKFVKCLKLASIVAPTDATVLIEGESGVGKEVVVNAIVNANKQRKTPFININCSAIPESLFESELFGYSQGSFTGAQKGGKEGKFEMADKGTIFLDEIGEMPLFMQAKLLRVLQSGEIQKIGSNNVNRVDVRIIAATNRDLKLMVEEEKFREDLYFRLNTFKIKIPPLRERGKDIIILANHFLKLYCNKYNKRLTLSKDVIKILLNNKWYGNVRQLQSCIEYSVIICQGNTIEVGNLPDEIKSSSPSKNSAAYKNDNLKHIISGIEKEEIINELRRSNGNRTYAMKKLGMCRRTFYRKLKIYGIDPNVYTR is encoded by the coding sequence ATGAATAGAAAAGTGAGTATTTTGAAACCCTTTGTTTATAATAGAAATACTTTAATCCATGATATTGGAAATTTCTTGTCAAGCAAGCATGATAGATATTTTCCCGTGATTGATGGTAAGGGCAAATTTCTTGGAATTACTGATATATACAATTTAAACAACGTTTTAAAGGAAGATAAAAATTTTAGTGCTGCAAAGGTGGATGTGTTAAATTATAAAGATACTTTATTTAAATATAAAATTTCTATTGCCGATGATTATCTAAACAAATATCGTTTTATTTATGTTGTAGATGCGGTTGGAAAGCTTGTAGGATTTATTTCCTGTGAACTTGTAAGACTTGTAAAAAATGAAAATGCATTATATATGTTTCTGGCAGCTATAGACCAGATTCATGACGGGATTGTAATAGTTGATAAAAATTCCAAGATAATATATGTTAATGAAGCTTATTCAAGAATTTTGAAGGTATGTAAATATAGAGTGCTGAATAAATTTGTGAAGGAAATAGAGCCCGGGGCTGTTATTCTGAAAAGCCTTGAGGAAGGAAAACCTAAAATAAACACTTTGGTTAAAGTTAAAAGTATAGGTAAAGAAATCATAGTTAATATAAATCCCATATTTATGGATGGAAAGCTTTTTGGTGCAATATCTGTTTTTAAAGATATTACAGAGGTATCCATATTGAACAGGGAATTGAAAAATGTAAGGAAGTTAACAGGAATTATCTATAATGATAGTATCAAAGCCCACAATAGTTTTCCGGAGAGTTTCTCCAATGTAATAGGAAGTGACAGGAAATTTGTGAAATGTTTGAAACTGGCCTCCATAGTGGCGCCTACAGACGCCACTGTATTGATTGAGGGCGAAAGCGGAGTTGGGAAAGAGGTGGTGGTAAATGCCATAGTGAATGCCAATAAGCAGAGGAAGACCCCTTTTATAAACATAAATTGTTCTGCTATTCCAGAGAGCCTGTTTGAAAGTGAATTGTTTGGATACTCGCAGGGATCGTTTACTGGTGCACAAAAAGGTGGCAAGGAGGGCAAGTTTGAAATGGCTGACAAGGGAACTATATTTTTGGACGAAATAGGAGAAATGCCTCTTTTTATGCAGGCAAAGCTTCTTAGGGTGCTGCAATCAGGTGAAATTCAAAAAATTGGTTCCAATAATGTCAACAGAGTTGATGTAAGAATTATAGCCGCTACAAACAGAGATTTAAAATTAATGGTTGAAGAGGAAAAATTCAGGGAGGATCTTTATTTTAGATTGAATACATTTAAGATAAAAATACCTCCTCTTAGAGAAAGGGGAAAGGATATAATTATTCTCGCAAATCATTTCCTTAAGCTATATTGTAATAAGTACAATAAAAGATTGACATTGTCAAAAGACGTTATAAAAATTTTATTAAATAACAAGTGGTATGGAAATGTCAGACAACTTCAAAGTTGTATTGAATATTCGGTTATAATTTGCCAGGGAAATACTATAGAAGTTGGGAATCTACCGGATGAAATAAAAAGCTCCTCCCCAAGTAAAAACAGTGCTGCATATAAAAATGACAATTTGAAACACATTATATCAGGCATTGAAAAGGAGGAAATAATAAATGAATTGAGGAGATCAAATGGAAATAGGACATATGCCATGAAAAAGCTTGGAATGTGCAGGAGAACCTTTTATCGTAAGTTGAAGATATATGGCATTGATCCCAATGTGTATACTAGATGA
- a CDS encoding DMT family transporter, translating to MNSELVLKSNSRSKGIYLAVISSMLWGISGPTAQFLFSYKGISPEWLSETRLLSASIILLIFLYIKKGKKIFDIWKSKYGRRNLILFGLFGMIGTQYGYFATIKYCNAATATILQYLNPVIIVLYLVISTKKPPSSRECASIVLALLGTFLIVTKGNIHALSISNLALFWGILSAFAAAFYVLQPHYIISKWGCDIVLGWGMFIGGLIFSFIHPIWKIQGSYTFSTILGIGFIIIFATLIAFYWFLASTNYISPSETSLLSCIEPLSSTIVSIAWLNIPFGVFDIIGGICIISTVLILSSRKK from the coding sequence ATGAACAGTGAACTTGTATTAAAATCTAATTCCAGATCAAAAGGAATATATCTTGCAGTAATCTCTTCAATGTTGTGGGGTATATCCGGCCCGACAGCCCAATTCCTCTTCAGCTATAAGGGAATAAGCCCCGAGTGGCTGTCAGAAACAAGGCTTCTGTCAGCCAGTATAATATTGCTGATATTTCTGTATATTAAGAAAGGTAAAAAGATATTTGATATATGGAAATCAAAATACGGGCGTAGAAATCTCATTTTATTTGGTCTATTTGGAATGATAGGTACACAATATGGATATTTTGCAACTATTAAATACTGTAATGCGGCTACAGCAACCATACTTCAATACTTAAATCCAGTAATAATCGTCCTTTATCTGGTAATATCCACTAAAAAACCTCCAAGTTCACGGGAATGTGCATCAATTGTACTTGCACTATTAGGCACATTCCTAATAGTAACCAAGGGCAATATCCACGCCCTCTCCATTTCAAACCTGGCATTATTCTGGGGAATACTGTCAGCTTTTGCCGCTGCATTTTATGTATTGCAGCCTCATTACATTATAAGCAAATGGGGCTGTGATATAGTACTCGGATGGGGAATGTTCATAGGTGGACTGATTTTTTCCTTTATACATCCAATCTGGAAAATTCAGGGCAGTTATACTTTCAGTACAATACTCGGAATCGGCTTTATAATTATATTCGCAACGTTGATTGCATTTTATTGGTTTCTGGCAAGTACAAACTATATAAGCCCGTCAGAAACAAGTTTATTGTCCTGCATCGAACCTCTGTCCTCAACAATTGTTTCCATAGCATGGCTCAACATACCATTTGGAGTATTTGATATCATAGGCGGTATATGTATAATAAGTACTGTATTGATCTTATCTTCAAGAAAAAAATAA